The Desulfitobacterium chlororespirans DSM 11544 DNA segment CGCTGTAGCGATAGCCTCTATCCGCCTCAACTCTTGTATAAAGGCCCACGCCCTCAACCTGCCTGGCCGTGAGAATATCCAGAGCGGTCTCCATCTCTGCGGCGGGTATGCGCAGACAGATCCCGCAGCCGGCGCTGATTTGGGCGGGCAGGGGCATGACTTTCACCTGGAGTTTTTCCGCCAGCAGATATTGCTCAGACTTGATCGCCCAGTTGGTGTTTTTAAAGGTAATAATATATTCCATGCTTATCAACCATACTCTTCCGCAATAGTTTTCAGGGCCCTGCTCCCGGCTTCAATTTCCTCCTCAGTATTGAAATAGGAAAAGGAAAATCTGACCATCCCCGTTTCCACGGTCTTGAACCGCTGATGGAGAAGGGGAGCGCAGTGGCTGCCGGCCCGGGTGGCGATCCCGTATTTTTCCCAAAGCAGCCCGGCCAGGTCAGAGGCCAGGAGTCCGTCTATATTCAAGGCAACCACCGGCAGCCGGTCACCGCCGGAGAAATCCCCGTAAAGCCTGAGGCCTTTGATCTCTTGGATGCCGTCCACAAACAATTGGGTCAGGCGGTTTTCTCTGCTGTGAATCGCCTCGATGCCTGTATTGAGAATAAACTCCACCCCTTTTTGCAGGCCGTAAAGGCTGTGGCTGTTCAGGGTTCCCGCCTCAAAGACGTCGGGCATCTCACTTTGCTGGAACTTGGCAAAGCTGTGTACCCCTGCGCCCCCGGTCTTGACAATCTCAAAGGGCAGCCGGCGGTTGACAATGATCCCCCCCGTGCCCTGAGGGCCGAACAGGCCCTTATGGCCCGTAAAGCAGAGCACATCGGCCATGTCCCCGCTGACGGGAATCAGCCCCATGGTCTGGGAAACATCCAGAATCATGGTCAGATCATGAGCCCGGCAGAGGTCATAGAGCTGTTTGACTTCCGTAACATTGCCGGTAACATTGGACCCATGGGTACAGATCAGAAAGCGGGTTTCCGGCCGGATCAGCTCCTCAAAAGCATCCCATTGCAAAACCCCGTTTTCATCACAGTTGATGAAATCCAGCCGGCATCCTTTGAGATAGAGGGGCCTTAAGACCGAATTATGCTCCGTCACGGTGGTAATGACGGCGTCCTCCTGCTTCACCAGGCCGCCGATGACCAGATTGAGACTCTCGGTGGAAGAGGAGGTAAAGGCTATATTCAGGGGCTCGTCGGAGCCGACCAAAGCGGCGATGGCCGCTCTGGTCCTGTAGATTTCCCGGCTGGCCGTCATGGCGGCATCGTAAAAGGAACGGCTGGCATTGCCAAAATGATTGATGGCGTAAGCTACCGCTTCACCGACTTCCGGCGGCTTGATGAGGGTTGTCGCGCTATTGTCAAAATAGATCACAGCCGGTCACACCCCGCTTATCGAATAATTGGATTTTTGAGCGGCACAGACGCAGGCCCCGATGGCTCCGGCGTATAAAGCCTGGGAACAGGATTTAACCTCATAGCCGATATATTGGGCTATGGTCTCTACGAGCAGCCCGGATTGGGAGAGGCCGCCGGTCATCAGGATCGGTTTGCCTGCTGTGAACTCCAGCTTGCCCGCCTGCTGCTGTATTTTGCGGGCAATGGATTGGAGAACCCCGGCCATGATTTGGGCCCGGTCCTTCTGCATGGCCAGGAGTCCGATTATCTCCGATTCCGCAAAAACTGTACACATGCTGTTGATGGAGACCGCCTGGTGGGGATCGGTGAATTCATCGATCTGGTCCAGGGGGATCTCCAGGGTATCGCAGGCCATTTTCAAAAAACGGCCTGTTCCGGCGGCGCATTTATCGTTCATCAGAAAGTTGACCGGCTTCCCGGCCTGAATCTGAATGACCTTGCTGTCCTGGCCGCCGATGTCGATGATGCCCTGAATATCCGGCATCAGATAGATGCCGCCGTAAGCATGGCAGGTGATTTCCGTCATGGTATAGTCGGCAAAATCGATGGCTTCCCGGCCGTAGCCTGTGGCTGCAACCAGGATTTCCCGGCTGTCCAGATCATTTCTTTCCTTTAAAACGGCCAGGCTTTCCTCGGCGGAGGTTTTGGGGTTCCAGCCGGTTTTTACGGCCAGAGTATCAAGGAGCCCCTCTTCGCTCATCACCACGGCTTTACACTGAGTGGAGCCTGAATCGATGCCGACAAAGATCTTTTTCACGAAAGCATCTCAATGAACGCAGCCAACCGGGTTTTAAGCTGGGCGGCGTCCGAAGTGGAATAGTCGGTCTCCACGCTGATAAAGGGCACATCCTCTTTTTGCATGTGCTTGCGGATCTGAGTGGTTTCCAGATTGTAGGTGTGGCAGGCCTGGAGGGTCATTTCCACAACGCCGTCCACCTTGAATTCCCGGACCAGCCGGCTCAGCAGCTCCAGGCGGTTGGGGTTAGGGGTCATGACGGAGCAGCCGATCTGCAGATAACGGTCGGCGATCGCCCGGTAAGGATCGATGGTTTCGTCAACCAGGCGCTCCACGGGTTTAACCCCGATACAGTTTTCATAAGCCACGACCACGCCGCCGGACTCTTCGATGGCTCTGACCACCTTCTCGGTGACTCCGGCCAAAGGACAGCCTGTGATCAGGATTCGTTTGGCGGCGGGGGAAACATTTTCCACGCCCTTAGCCTGATCGGCTTTGACTTTGTCAATGGTTTCCCTGATTTCCCGGTTTTTGACCTCCGGGTCGAACTTGAACTGGGAGCCGTAGAGGACTTTAAGCTGTTCCGCCCCGGTGATGGGAGGAGGACAGGATTTGCTGAGCTCGTAAAATTCTTTGAGGAGCTTACGTTCCTCATTTTTTACCTTGATGGCCTTTTTGATACCTTCTTCGGTGATGGTTACTCCGAAATCCTGCTCGATTCTGTCCTTCAGGCGCAGAACTTCTTTATACCACAATTCCTGGGAGGCTTCATCCTGTTGGGTCTGAGGAAGCTGCATGACATGGAGGTTTTTGAATTCCCCTAAAAGCTCATACATTTTTTTCTTGCCGTCGCAGGTGGTTTCACCGATCATCAGATCGGAAAAAAACATATAAGGACATTTGTCGGTGATGGCAAAGCCGTAGCTGGATTTGACCAGGGGACAGAGGTTTCTGGGCAGCTCTTTTTCTGCTTCAGGGATGGTTTCGTCGCTGAAAGCGCAAAGCCCGACAGGCACGGCTCCCGCAGCGAGGACCAATTCCACCGGGGCGTAGGTACAGAACACCCCTGCCACTTTCTTTCCCTGCTCTTTTAAATTTTTGACCGCAATGAACCCTTGTTTCCGCGCCTCAGCAAAGCTTTCAAATTGGCTAGGCAGCTGAATTTCACTCATATTTAGACCGCCTTTCGTTTATTTTTTTGAATATTAAATCGTCTATCCTCCCTAATCATAAAGACGGGTCTTGGCCCATGCAATACTTATTGACATAGTGCTCCAAAATACTATAGGAGGATGGTCATCTATAGGAAATATCAATAGATGAAGCTAAAGCAGTACCTATGAGCCTATCAACGCTCATTTTCTCATTTGTTTCACCGCCCTTTTGCACTACAACCCCCGCAAAATATTAAGTCCGCAAACCCTTGTATTTACAGGGCTTGCGGACCATTCTCTTCTTCTTTGCTTCCGAAAACAAGATCCAGATCCTCCGGTCGGTTCCAGCCATCGACTAAACAAGTCATCCCGCCATTGGTTTAGAGATCGGCAAACACACGTTTAAGCTCTATCGCCAAGTCCGGGAAAATACCGACACTGATATTGTCCTCTTCCGTATAGGTCTCGGGCCTGCCGTAGCTGCCGTCCTGCAGCTTGAAGACACTGACCACTTTCTGTTCAGGCTCCACAATCCAATATTCGCGGACGCCGGCCTTTTCGTAAGCGTTAAATTTTGAAACTTTGTCAAATTTCCCGGTGGAGATGGACGATACTTCAACCACAAGCTCCGGCACCCCGAAATAGCCCGTCCCTTTAAGTCTGGTTTTATCGCAGATTACGGTCAGGTCAGGCTGAAAGACATAGGTTGCGTCTTCATCTGCTTCTGCAGCCAGCGGCAGCCGCAGATCGAATGGTGCGCCAAAGATATGGCAGGGTTTATCTGCCAAATAATTACTGAACTGCCTGAACAGTTCCCCGGAAATCGCCTGATGCTGCCAAGTGGGTGCGGACTGCAGAAGAGGAGTGCCGTCAATAATCTCCCAGCGTTCCTCTCCGGGCCACGTAAGATAGTCGGCATACGTATGCTTTTTATTCGCCTTTGGTATGGACATAAAACCAGCCCCCCTGAAAACTTGTTCTTGATCATTATTATATACTTTATTTTATTTAATTTAAACAGAACCGTTCAGGAGCACTTGCCGCTGTTTTTTCAGTCATGAATCCAAGCGCGCTTAACCTACCCTGTCAGTCAGCTAAATGGTATTTTCAGCAAGCTCAATGACGCGCACATCCAGTTCTTTTGCGGTAGCCATTCGGATCATTTGTGCCGTATTGCTTTTCGGGTTGCCTCCAGAAACAGCCCGGGGATTTCTTGCTTCTTTTCCGCCGCCAGCATTGTAAATTCCGAATTTGTTCCTTTGTCCATGTCACTGAGAAAGCCGGTAAAGCCATCAGCAATGGCCTGCTCAATTTCCCGGCGAAGGGCTTGTCGAACGTACTGGATTTTCTCCATGGGTATTGCGCGGGGTCCGGTAATACAACAAGCTTTCATACACTCCATCCTTTCTGGGATTATTCTTACTTATAATCATAAATATCTATATATAATACAGATTATTCTATATCATAAGCAGTTCGTCTCTTTTCTTCAAGTCTGTAAACTTATACCAAGAGGTGATGATATGTCCAAATCATGGGATATTAATGATAAACGCTTTATCCAAATCGGCTTAAAAATCGCGTATTATCGAAAACTGAATGAAATGACCCAGGATCAGCTTGCGGAGCGGATCGGAATTACGTCGAAATATTTATCACAGGTGGAAACCCCATCCTGCGTACAGCCGATTTCTTTAAAAACTCTGTTTGCCATAGCGGATTTATTCCATGTTCCGCCTCACAAGTTTCTGGAATTTGATAAGGACTAACCAGAAGAACAGTTCAATTACTATCTCTTTTTATAAAAAAACCATGATCATTCCTATATTGAAGTATGGCCAACAGCTTACCGACATGTTCTATCTGAAAAAAGTATTTTACTGAAATTATTGAAAAAAAATAAAAAACGGTGCTCAAAACTGGTCAAGCCAATGTTTTTGAGCACCGTTTGTTCTGTTATCATGTTAGTTTTTTGTCAGATGCTTAAAGGGATGAGTTCCTCAGAAAACTGTTGCCTATTTTCCACCCACCATGATTTCTTTGCCCCGCCAGGTATTGCGTACTAAACGGTATAAGCCAATCAAAATGGATGGACCGCCGGCTACCGCTAAAATCAATGCCCATTGCCAGCCCATTAAAGGTGTAGTTTTAAAAATAGCCTGAAGGGATGGGATGTAAATGACACTGAGCTGCATCAGGGTGGAGCCGATCACTGCCGCTACCAGATAAGGATTGGAGAAGATTCCCACTTCGAAAATGCCCCGGGTTTCCGATTTGCAGTCAAAGACATGGAAGAGCTGGGAGAATACCAGGGTGGTAAAGGCCATGGTCCGGGCCGCCAGCATATTCACTCCTAAGAACAGGGCAATCACAAAGACCAGCAGGGAGCCTAAACCAATGATCAGACCGCGAACCATGATCTTCCGTGCCAACCCCCGGGCAAAGATACTCTCTCCGGGTTCCCGGGGCTTGCGGTTCATAATATCTTTATCCATGCCGTCCACACCTAAAGCCATGGCCGGCAAACCATCGGTCACCAGGTTAACCCAGAGAATCTGGATAGCCAGCAAGGGCAAGGGCAACCCTACCAAAGCGGCCAGGAACATGACCAGGACTTCACCGATATTACAGGAGAGCAGATAGCGGATAAACTTGCGGATATTATCGTAGATGGCCCGGCCCTCTTCCACGGCGGCCACAATAGTGGCGAAATTATCATCGGCCAGGACCATGGCCGAGGCTTCTTTGGTGACGTCGGTCCCCGTCTTGCCCATGGAGATCCCGATATCCGCCTCTTTGACGGCGGGAGCATCATTGACTCCGTCCCCGGTCATGGCCACCACTTGATCGTTCTTCTTGAGGGCACGGACGATCCTGAGTTTATCCTTGGGTGTAACCCGGGCGTAGACGGATATATTCATGACTTCCTTTTCCAGCGCTTCATCGGACATCCGGTCCAGATCGGAGCCGGTCAGTATGCCATCGCCATTGCCTTTGAGAATTCCCAGTTCCCGGGCCACAGCCTCTGCTGTAAGGCGGTGATCCCCTGTGATCATGACCGGCTTGATGCCGGCCCTTCGGCACACTTTAATCGCTTTGGCCGCGCTGGCCCGGGGCGGGTCAATCATCCCCATAAGCCCTACGAAAGTCAAATCTTCCTCTACCCGTTCGTCAATCCGCTCGTTTTCCTGCAAGGGTTTCTCGGCTAAGGCCAGGACCCTTAAAGCTTTTTTAGCCATCTCATCATTGGCCCTCAGAATAGCTCTTCTTCTCAGCTCATTCAATTCCACAATGCCTTCGGAAGTCAGCTCATGGCGGCAGCGCCTCAGGATCTCATCAGGAGCGCCCTTGACATAGGCCTTCTTTTCCCGTTTGCCCTTATAGATCACGCTCATGCGCTTGCGATCCGAGTCAAAGGGAATTTCCCCAACCCGCTCTTCCTTGCGCTCCAGGGTTTCCCGCCAGATTCCCGCCTTGGCGGCGGCAACCAGCAGAGCGCCCTCCGTAGGGTCTCCTTCGATTCCCCAGGGGGAATCCTTGCCCGCAGCCCGGAACATCCCCGCCACCTGCACCCCCTTGCGGTTCAGGGAGGAATTATTGCACAGGGAAGCAATTTTCAGGGCGGACTGTAAGGGGCCTTTTTCCTTGGTGGGATCCGCCCCATGGAAGTCTCCTTTAGGATCATAGCCTTGTCCGGTTACGGCAACCATTTTGCGATCTGTATAGATTTGGCGTACGGTCATTTCATTTTGAGTCAGGGTCCCGGTTTTATCGGAACAGATGACTGTGGCACAACCCAGGGTCTCCACAGCAGGGAGCTTGCGGATGATGGCTTTGCGCTTCACCATTCTTTGCACCCCGATGGCCAGAGCCACGGTGACAATAGCCGGCAGCCCTTCCGGAATGGCCGCTACAGCCAGGGAGACCCCGGCCAGGAACATCTTATAGAAGCCTTCCCCCCGCAGAACCCCGGTCAGGACCACAATAGCGCAGACGATAATACTGATAATGACCAAATATTTGCCCAGCTGGGCCAGGCGCTTCTGCAGAGGAGTCTCTTCCTCTTCCACACTCTGGATCATACCGGCAATGACGCCCATTTCTGTCTCCATACCTGTAGCCACTACCACGCCGGCTCCCCGGCCGCTGACCAAAGCGGTGCCCATATACCCCATATTCACCCGATCCGCCATGGGGGTCAGCTCATCGGTCAAAGGAGCCAACCGCTTGGCCACCGGGTGGGATTCTCCGGTCAAAGCGGATTCCTCCACTTCCACATTCACGGCCTGAATCCAGCGGATGTCGGCAGGAATCCGATCCCCGGCCTCCAGAAGAACGATATCTCCCGGAACAAGGTCCGCCGCGGGAATTCTGCTTTCCAGCCCATCCCGCAAGACCCGGGCTTCCGGGGCCGTTAAGGATTTCAAGGATTCAATAGAGCGTTCCGCCCGGAATTCCTGGATAAAGCCCAGGACTGCATTCAGGACCAGGATGGCCATAATCGTTACGGCATCGGCGATTTCTCCTAAGAGTGCGGAAACGATGGTCGCAGCCAACAGAACCAAGACCATAAAATCCTTGAATTGTCCGAGAAAGAGAAAGACAGGATGAACCCCTTTTTTGGTCTCCAGAATGTTTCTCCCCACTTCGCCCAGCCGCCGGTTAACCTCCTTCAGGTTTAACCCTTTGCCGGGATGCACCTCCAAAGCCTTAACCACATCCAGCCAGGGCAAAACATGCCATGCTTGCTGCCTCATTTCTCTATCGTCCTCCTTTGGACTGTTGTCCAACCTTTTTGTACATGCTTATTCAGGAGGAGCAGGAAAAATACCCAAGATTTGTGTTATACTATGGACAATCCGCATTTTGTTGCCCAGAAGCTTAGGGGATGCCGAGCATGGCTCCCTTAGCGGTTTGAGTGAAACCTTCCAACTCAGAGAGGAGATTATATATGGCCTTAGACGGCATTACCCTGCATCATTTGGTTCAGGAATTAGCCCCCCAACTGGCGGGGGCCCGCATTGATAAGATCACCCAGCCGGAGAAAGAGGAAATCCATCTCCAGCTGCGCAGCCAGGGCCAGTCCTACCGGCTCCTGCTCAATATCTCTGCCACCGCGGCACGGCTGCATCTTTCCCAAACAAGCAAGAAGAACCCTGCTTCCCCTCCCATGTTCTGCATGATCCTGCGCAAACATATCGAGGGAGGCAAGATCCTGGCCCTGGAGCAGTTAGGGTTGGAACGGATCGTCCTGCTCACCGTGCAAAACTATAACGAGTATGGGGATTTGGCCACCCTTCATCTTTATCTGGAGATCATGGGCAAGCACAGCAATCTTATTTTAGTGGATCCCCAAAGCGGCCTGATCCTCGACGGATTAAAGCGCTACTCCCATGCTTTAAGCCGTCATCGTGAGGTGCTGCCCGGACGCCTTTACCTTGCCCCTCCTTCTCAAGGAAAGGCCGATCCTCTGGAACTTGAGGAAGAGTGGCGCACCATTCTCTTCCGGGATGGACTCAGCGAAAAAGTTGTCGATTTGCTGGTCAGGCACTACGCGGGAATCAGCCCGGAGCTGGCCCGGGAAATCATGACCCGGTCCGGATTGGCGCAGACGATCACCCTGGATCAGTGCGGGGATATTGACCTCTCCCGGATTTTCCAGGCTTACACCCTTTTAGCCAATCCAGCTCATACTCCTCCTTTGGTGCCCACCCTCTATTATCAGGGAGCGATTAAACTCAACCGCCCCACCCCTCTTCCCACTGCCTTTACCCTTCTGCCCTTCCAACAGTACCAAGGCCTTCCTGCCCAGAGCTTCGCCACCCTGGCTGAAGCCGTGGAGAGTTTTTACCAGAGCAAAGCCTCCAGCAACACCCTGGAGGCCAAACGGGGTTCCCTGCGCAAAATCATTCAGGAGCAGCTCCAGCATCTGCACAAGAAAAAAGGCATCTATGAGGATACCTTGGCCACGGCCGCCAAAGGACTGAACTATCAGCGCTGGGGAGAGCTGCTCACAGCCAACCTTTACCGTCTTGAACTGGGGATGAAGGAGATTGTGGCGGAGGATTATAATGAGGAATCCCTGCCCCAAGTAACGATTCCCCTGGACCCTCAGCTCACAGGTATCGAAAACTCCCAACGCTATTACCGGCTTTATAATAAGGCCAAAGCCACCATTCAAAAAACAACGCCTCTTAAAGACGCTGTGGAGGAGGAAATCGCTTATCTTAATTCCGTTCTTTTAAGCCTGGAGCAAGCCACTGTACCCTCTGAGCTGGATGAGGTTCATAAGGAACTAATTGAGGAAAACTATTTGTCCGGCAAACACCATGGCAAGCCCTTGGCAGGGGAAGGAAAAAGCCTGAGCAAAAATAAGCAGAACGGCAAACCTCATAAAAAAGGTAAGCAGGGCCAAGGCGGCAAGGATGCCAAAGGGGCTAAGCAGGGAACTAAACAAGGCTCTAAAGCAGAATCCCCCCAACCCAAAATCTACGTTTCCAGTCAAAACCGCCCCATTCTGGTGGGCAAAAACAATCGTCAGAATGATTGGCTGACCCTGAAAAAGGGCCGTCCCCAAGACCTCTGGCTCCACACCAAGAACATCCCCGGCTCCCATGTGCTGATTCCCCTGGAAGAGGGTGAAGAGTTCCCCGATGACGCCACTTTGGAAGAGGCGGCTGCCCTGGCCATCCATTTCAGTCAGGCCAAAGGCTCCACTTTGGTTCCGGTGGATTATACTCATGTGAAGAATATTAAAAAACCCAATGCCGCCAAGCCGGGCATGGTTATCTATGATAAGAACTGGACCCTCTATCTGACCCCCCAAGAGGAGATTGTGGAACGTTTGCTGGCCAGCGAGGGAGAGGAAATGCCTTGACGGCCAGGCAGCTTCACTTATAGTTTCATTTATAATGAAACATTTCAACAATAACGACTAAAATTGCGAAAGCCTGCAGAATCCAAAACATGGAGCCTGCAGGCTTTTCCCATTCATTTTACTTGTTCACAGTGTAGCGCAGCCACACACTTCCCCCTTCTTTGATTTCGGCGCTTTTTAACGTAAAACCGACGGGGATATCTGAAGCCAGACCGCCTCTTGTCTCAAATAAGGCGGGAGTTTCCGAGGAACCGTCAGCGGCCGCAGCGATCAGAATA contains these protein-coding regions:
- a CDS encoding acyl-CoA dehydratase activase, whose translation is MKKIFVGIDSGSTQCKAVVMSEEGLLDTLAVKTGWNPKTSAEESLAVLKERNDLDSREILVAATGYGREAIDFADYTMTEITCHAYGGIYLMPDIQGIIDIGGQDSKVIQIQAGKPVNFLMNDKCAAGTGRFLKMACDTLEIPLDQIDEFTDPHQAVSINSMCTVFAESEIIGLLAMQKDRAQIMAGVLQSIARKIQQQAGKLEFTAGKPILMTGGLSQSGLLVETIAQYIGYEVKSCSQALYAGAIGACVCAAQKSNYSISGV
- a CDS encoding helix-turn-helix domain-containing protein, encoding MSKSWDINDKRFIQIGLKIAYYRKLNEMTQDQLAERIGITSKYLSQVETPSCVQPISLKTLFAIADLFHVPPHKFLEFDKD
- a CDS encoding DUF3343 domain-containing protein; the encoded protein is MEYIITFKNTNWAIKSEQYLLAEKLQVKVMPLPAQISAGCGICLRIPAAEMETALDILTARQVEGVGLYTRVEADRGYRYSEITQR
- a CDS encoding double-cubane-cluster-containing anaerobic reductase, with translation MSEIQLPSQFESFAEARKQGFIAVKNLKEQGKKVAGVFCTYAPVELVLAAGAVPVGLCAFSDETIPEAEKELPRNLCPLVKSSYGFAITDKCPYMFFSDLMIGETTCDGKKKMYELLGEFKNLHVMQLPQTQQDEASQELWYKEVLRLKDRIEQDFGVTITEEGIKKAIKVKNEERKLLKEFYELSKSCPPPITGAEQLKVLYGSQFKFDPEVKNREIRETIDKVKADQAKGVENVSPAAKRILITGCPLAGVTEKVVRAIEESGGVVVAYENCIGVKPVERLVDETIDPYRAIADRYLQIGCSVMTPNPNRLELLSRLVREFKVDGVVEMTLQACHTYNLETTQIRKHMQKEDVPFISVETDYSTSDAAQLKTRLAAFIEMLS
- a CDS encoding Rqc2 family fibronectin-binding protein — its product is MALDGITLHHLVQELAPQLAGARIDKITQPEKEEIHLQLRSQGQSYRLLLNISATAARLHLSQTSKKNPASPPMFCMILRKHIEGGKILALEQLGLERIVLLTVQNYNEYGDLATLHLYLEIMGKHSNLILVDPQSGLILDGLKRYSHALSRHREVLPGRLYLAPPSQGKADPLELEEEWRTILFRDGLSEKVVDLLVRHYAGISPELAREIMTRSGLAQTITLDQCGDIDLSRIFQAYTLLANPAHTPPLVPTLYYQGAIKLNRPTPLPTAFTLLPFQQYQGLPAQSFATLAEAVESFYQSKASSNTLEAKRGSLRKIIQEQLQHLHKKKGIYEDTLATAAKGLNYQRWGELLTANLYRLELGMKEIVAEDYNEESLPQVTIPLDPQLTGIENSQRYYRLYNKAKATIQKTTPLKDAVEEEIAYLNSVLLSLEQATVPSELDEVHKELIEENYLSGKHHGKPLAGEGKSLSKNKQNGKPHKKGKQGQGGKDAKGAKQGTKQGSKAESPQPKIYVSSQNRPILVGKNNRQNDWLTLKKGRPQDLWLHTKNIPGSHVLIPLEEGEEFPDDATLEEAAALAIHFSQAKGSTLVPVDYTHVKNIKKPNAAKPGMVIYDKNWTLYLTPQEEIVERLLASEGEEMP
- a CDS encoding Uma2 family endonuclease; translation: MSIPKANKKHTYADYLTWPGEERWEIIDGTPLLQSAPTWQHQAISGELFRQFSNYLADKPCHIFGAPFDLRLPLAAEADEDATYVFQPDLTVICDKTRLKGTGYFGVPELVVEVSSISTGKFDKVSKFNAYEKAGVREYWIVEPEQKVVSVFKLQDGSYGRPETYTEEDNISVGIFPDLAIELKRVFADL
- a CDS encoding calcium-transporting P-type ATPase, PMR1-type, which produces MRQQAWHVLPWLDVVKALEVHPGKGLNLKEVNRRLGEVGRNILETKKGVHPVFLFLGQFKDFMVLVLLAATIVSALLGEIADAVTIMAILVLNAVLGFIQEFRAERSIESLKSLTAPEARVLRDGLESRIPAADLVPGDIVLLEAGDRIPADIRWIQAVNVEVEESALTGESHPVAKRLAPLTDELTPMADRVNMGYMGTALVSGRGAGVVVATGMETEMGVIAGMIQSVEEEETPLQKRLAQLGKYLVIISIIVCAIVVLTGVLRGEGFYKMFLAGVSLAVAAIPEGLPAIVTVALAIGVQRMVKRKAIIRKLPAVETLGCATVICSDKTGTLTQNEMTVRQIYTDRKMVAVTGQGYDPKGDFHGADPTKEKGPLQSALKIASLCNNSSLNRKGVQVAGMFRAAGKDSPWGIEGDPTEGALLVAAAKAGIWRETLERKEERVGEIPFDSDRKRMSVIYKGKREKKAYVKGAPDEILRRCRHELTSEGIVELNELRRRAILRANDEMAKKALRVLALAEKPLQENERIDERVEEDLTFVGLMGMIDPPRASAAKAIKVCRRAGIKPVMITGDHRLTAEAVARELGILKGNGDGILTGSDLDRMSDEALEKEVMNISVYARVTPKDKLRIVRALKKNDQVVAMTGDGVNDAPAVKEADIGISMGKTGTDVTKEASAMVLADDNFATIVAAVEEGRAIYDNIRKFIRYLLSCNIGEVLVMFLAALVGLPLPLLAIQILWVNLVTDGLPAMALGVDGMDKDIMNRKPREPGESIFARGLARKIMVRGLIIGLGSLLVFVIALFLGVNMLAARTMAFTTLVFSQLFHVFDCKSETRGIFEVGIFSNPYLVAAVIGSTLMQLSVIYIPSLQAIFKTTPLMGWQWALILAVAGGPSILIGLYRLVRNTWRGKEIMVGGK
- a CDS encoding aminotransferase class V-fold PLP-dependent enzyme, which encodes MIYFDNSATTLIKPPEVGEAVAYAINHFGNASRSFYDAAMTASREIYRTRAAIAALVGSDEPLNIAFTSSSTESLNLVIGGLVKQEDAVITTVTEHNSVLRPLYLKGCRLDFINCDENGVLQWDAFEELIRPETRFLICTHGSNVTGNVTEVKQLYDLCRAHDLTMILDVSQTMGLIPVSGDMADVLCFTGHKGLFGPQGTGGIIVNRRLPFEIVKTGGAGVHSFAKFQQSEMPDVFEAGTLNSHSLYGLQKGVEFILNTGIEAIHSRENRLTQLFVDGIQEIKGLRLYGDFSGGDRLPVVALNIDGLLASDLAGLLWEKYGIATRAGSHCAPLLHQRFKTVETGMVRFSFSYFNTEEEIEAGSRALKTIAEEYG